A genomic segment from Flavobacterium inviolabile encodes:
- a CDS encoding gliding motility protein RemB, translated as MRYFWCVFLLFLMNGKTFSQTMSREQYPVFKACKEVAQENKEACFNHQVQDFFYNNFKVPDELVQQNYKGTVIALFEVDTTGAFKPLYIDAAFPELTAETKRVFAALDKVEPAKYAGKPTYAKYTIHIAIPLVKPAMPGSTAVAGTFRKTSDVNKELEEFDKIVSKPFQNPQFKSNLNIPFTHQNYMVFDAAVNQVGSNNHSASKPYSYAEVAKYYDFEAEQRKLLKNKTSWWGRKLWNENMAAIQGEDYWFTINPIFDLRLGKDFGSDLKYTYVNTRGLQVQGAIGEQLSFSTSVYESQGRFADYYNAYAESIKPSGGNPAIIPGIGIAKEFRTDAYDFPMAEANLTYTPNKFINLQLGYGRNFIGDGYRSLLLSDAASPYPYFKINTTFWKIKYTNTYMWLKDVRNEVTDEKTYATKYMANHYLSWNVTKRFNLGFFESVIWSNTNDRGFDFNFVNPIIFYRAVEFSSSSKSGNAVLGLTSKYKLSNQFNLYGQFLLDEFSLGDVEEGNDSWKNKYGFQLGAKYYDAFKVKNLLLQLEYNHVRPYVYAHSNVLTNYGHNNQSMGHLWGGNFKEVVAIAKYYYGRWFADAKLIYGQRGLDFNTADNTFNYGGNIYRNYDENRPYDSGVVTGQGNKTNVLIGDFQAGYLVNPAMNLKFFGNIIYRNFDPMAETATTLKNSTTWFSVGLRADLFNWYYDY; from the coding sequence ATGAGGTATTTTTGGTGTGTGTTCCTGTTGTTCTTAATGAATGGCAAAACATTTTCTCAGACAATGTCGAGAGAGCAGTATCCTGTTTTTAAAGCCTGTAAAGAAGTTGCGCAGGAAAACAAAGAAGCCTGTTTTAACCATCAGGTGCAGGACTTTTTCTATAATAACTTTAAAGTTCCGGACGAACTGGTACAGCAAAACTATAAAGGAACGGTTATCGCGCTTTTTGAAGTGGATACAACCGGTGCTTTTAAACCGTTGTATATCGATGCCGCTTTCCCGGAACTAACAGCAGAAACCAAACGTGTTTTCGCCGCTTTGGATAAAGTGGAGCCGGCAAAATATGCCGGAAAACCAACCTATGCCAAATATACCATTCACATTGCCATACCGCTGGTAAAACCGGCCATGCCGGGCAGTACTGCTGTTGCCGGTACGTTCAGGAAGACATCGGATGTGAATAAGGAATTGGAGGAGTTTGACAAAATTGTGAGCAAACCATTTCAAAACCCGCAATTCAAAAGCAACCTGAACATCCCGTTTACCCATCAGAACTATATGGTTTTTGATGCGGCTGTAAATCAGGTGGGAAGCAATAATCACTCGGCATCGAAACCATATTCTTATGCGGAAGTGGCGAAATACTATGATTTTGAAGCCGAACAGCGAAAGCTGCTGAAAAATAAAACCTCCTGGTGGGGAAGAAAGCTGTGGAATGAAAATATGGCAGCGATCCAGGGTGAGGATTATTGGTTTACGATAAATCCTATTTTCGACCTGCGGTTGGGGAAAGATTTCGGTAGTGATTTAAAATATACTTATGTGAATACCCGCGGACTTCAGGTTCAGGGAGCCATTGGCGAGCAGCTTAGTTTCTCGACGTCGGTTTATGAAAGTCAGGGACGTTTTGCCGATTATTACAATGCCTATGCAGAATCCATAAAACCTTCCGGCGGAAATCCGGCAATTATTCCGGGTATCGGTATTGCAAAAGAATTCCGGACAGATGCTTATGACTTCCCGATGGCGGAAGCAAATCTGACCTATACGCCCAATAAATTCATCAACCTGCAACTGGGTTACGGAAGAAACTTTATTGGCGACGGTTACCGCTCGTTGCTGCTTAGTGATGCGGCAAGTCCGTATCCGTACTTTAAGATCAATACCACCTTCTGGAAGATCAAATATACAAACACCTATATGTGGCTGAAAGATGTGCGTAACGAGGTGACCGACGAGAAAACCTATGCTACAAAATACATGGCAAACCACTATTTGAGCTGGAATGTTACCAAACGGTTTAATTTAGGATTTTTCGAATCGGTGATCTGGAGCAATACCAACGACCGTGGATTTGATTTCAATTTTGTCAACCCGATTATTTTTTACCGTGCGGTTGAATTCTCCTCTTCTTCAAAAAGCGGAAATGCCGTGTTGGGATTAACGTCGAAATACAAGCTGAGCAACCAGTTTAATCTTTACGGGCAGTTTCTGTTAGATGAATTTTCTTTAGGAGACGTTGAAGAAGGTAACGACAGCTGGAAAAATAAATACGGCTTTCAGCTGGGTGCAAAATATTATGATGCTTTTAAAGTTAAAAACCTGTTGCTGCAGCTGGAATACAACCATGTTCGCCCTTATGTTTATGCACACAGCAATGTGCTGACCAATTACGGGCATAACAACCAAAGCATGGGGCATTTGTGGGGTGGAAACTTTAAAGAAGTCGTAGCGATCGCAAAATATTATTACGGGCGATGGTTTGCCGATGCCAAACTGATTTACGGACAAAGAGGTCTGGATTTCAATACTGCCGACAATACCTTTAACTACGGAGGGAATATTTATAGAAATTATGACGAAAACAGACCGTATGATTCGGGTGTGGTTACAGGACAGGGGAATAAAACCAATGTGCTGATTGGCGACTTCCAGGCCGGGTATCTGGTCAATCCGGCAATGAATCTGAAATTCTTCGGAAATATCATCTATAGAAACTTTGATCCGATGGCGGAAACCGCTACAACGCTTAAAAATTCAACAACCTGGTTTTCAGTTGGCTTAAGGGCGGATTTGTTCAATTGGTACTATGACTATTAA
- the gcvH gene encoding glycine cleavage system protein GcvH yields MNIPSNLKYTKDHEWVSLEGDIATVGITDFAQKELGDIVYVEVETLDQTLDKDEVFGTVEAVKTVSDLFLPLTGEIIEFNDSLESEPEKVNTDPYGAGWMIKVKVTDVADFDSLLSSDAYKELIGA; encoded by the coding sequence ATGAATATACCATCTAACTTAAAGTACACAAAAGACCACGAATGGGTAAGCCTTGAAGGCGATATTGCAACGGTAGGAATCACTGATTTTGCTCAGAAAGAATTAGGAGATATCGTTTATGTAGAAGTTGAAACTTTAGATCAGACACTTGATAAAGATGAAGTTTTCGGAACAGTTGAAGCGGTTAAAACGGTTTCGGATTTGTTCTTGCCTTTAACAGGAGAGATTATTGAATTCAATGATTCATTAGAGTCAGAACCTGAAAAAGTAAACACGGATCCTTACGGAGCAGGATGGATGATTAAAGTGAAAGTTACCGATGTGGCTGATTTCGATTCATTGTTGTCCAGTGATGCCTATAAAGAATTAATCGGTGCCTAA
- the sov gene encoding T9SS outer membrane translocon Sov/SprA has protein sequence METFYSHDFFKKTKTGFTILVLFFCFSIQAQVDEEEQDSIKTGASLGKLNISNPKSILEAYTYDPVTNRYIYTKTFDGFNINYPIILTPQEYEELVLRESMRDYFKQKSSAIDGKKAGSENAKKDLLPRYYVNSSFFEAIFGGNTIDVKPLGSVEVDLGMRYTKQDNPAFSPRNRSTFTFDFDQRISLSLQGKVGTRLNVNANYDTQSTFAFQNLIKLEYAPGEDDIIKKIEVGNVSLPLNSSLIRGAQSLFGVKAQFQFGKTTVTGVFSEQKSQTKTVTAQGGGTIQEFQLFAMDYDADRHYFLSQYFRNRYDDALKPYPQINSRVQITRVEVWVTNKQNRVSTTDNNLRNIMALQDLGEAQQMGVNDTDIIGIPSAGFFNQPPGSPVDNKNNKFNPANIGTNYLGSGIREISSGNTAFNIPAYTAVEGKDFAKLENARKLTSNEYTFHPQLGYISLNQRLANDEVLAVAYQYTMGDQVFQVGEFGTDGIDGTVVQPGANQGDQPIVNTQSLILKMLKSSLTNVSQPVWNLMMKNIYQIPGAFQLTQEDFRFNILYTDPSPLNYITQAPAGGVSQPSVPLPADVENTPLIKVFNLDRLNYTNDPQVGGDGFFDFVPGITVDQQNGRIIFTTVEPFGKHLFEKLKVSPTEDYTGNPNNGSDYNANQKKYVFRNLYKTTQAGALQDSDKNKFQLKGKFKSSGGDGIAIGAFNVPQGSVVVTAGGRRLVEGVDFTVDYQRGRVQILDPSLQASSIPIEVTLENNAIFGQQTRRFYGLNVEHKFSDKFLVGGTFLRLSERPFTQKSNYGQESVNNTIFGLNTNFSTEVPFFTRLVNKLPNVDTDVPSNLSFRGEIAYLQPGASTADQFNGEATTYIDDFEGSQTTIDMRSAQAWSLASTPVGYGDELAAPDYGFRRAKLSWYSIDPTFYASSQLPAGLSVDDISSNRTRRIFSQELYPVTDIAQGQSTVVNTLDLTYYPRERGPYNFSTLANPADNSLANPQNNWGGIMRAINSTNFEQSNVEYIQFWMMDPYYGANNPSLFTNEGKLTFNLGEISEDILKDGRKFYENGLGPNQILVQPQGPWGNVPASQSLIYAFDTNENNREAQDVGFDGLNDAEEAAKFPAFAGNPDPAADNYQYFLNAQGDIIQRYRNYNGVQGNSPIAVSDTNRGSTTLPDVEDINRDNTMNTINAYWKFEVPIKYYPGDVPVGQDFIADVRINNNVDLANGGTGQVRWILYKIPILEATDANREGTISDFRSIRFMRMFMSNFSDQITLRFGALDLVRGEWRRYTNTLDPNETQEQNENDNTGFDVVAINIQENGNRSPIPYVTPPGVTREQLYNNNTIINQNEQALSLRVYKKEAGSPGLGGLEPGDARAVFKNVSVDMRQFKKLRMFLHAEALQPPAETQPLMADQMVAFIRFGNDFTQNFYQVEIPLKPTAFSARSAEEIWPLENEIDLRLELLTQLKVLALQNNLPVPADPLTGIAYVREDILDPSLSAKVNKLTLGIKGNPNFGMVRTLMVGLKNISTQEVRGEVWFNELRMSEMDNKGGMAAIANLDTNFADLMNISATGRMSTVGFGTLEQGPNERSREDVKQYNIVTNINLGKLLPKKWGINLPFNYGIGEEIITPEYDPFNQDIKLQQLLDVTADGAEKDNIRNRAIDYTKRKSINFIGVKKDRAPEQKQHVYDPENLTLSYSFNETEHHDFEVENLLDQQVKTSADYAFTFKPKAVEPLKNTKFMKKSSYWKMLSDFNFNYLPTNISFSSTILRQYNRQQFRQVDGVEGIAIDPLYRRNYFFNYQYGFNYNLTKSLRINYNASSNNIVRNYLDENKIPDPNNTIWDSYFDIGEPNNHTQQLNINYDLPLNKLPFLSFVKSTYTYTGDYNWQRSSDAFSSIDGYDLGNTIQNAGSHRLNTVLTMDSFYKYIGLTKQGKKVAPKPAGPAPKPVPGQKITKLDAPVDNKPNLILDGLISVATSVKNIQINYTENGGTVLPGYLPSIGFFGTMQPTLGFIMGSQSDVRYEAARNGWLTNYPEFNQSFTQVKNKILDVTAQVELFPDLKIDLNANRTYAQNFSEQYDVDAYGNYNSRSPYDFGNFSISTVLIKTAFSQSDENFSAAFNDFRSNRLVIANRLAEERGIDLTNPANIGTDGFPKGFGRNSQAVLLPAFLAAYTGADASSVSTGIFRDVPIPNWTVKYTGLMRYKFFKDNFKRFSLQHGYRASYTVNSFRSNFEYDANPDVVNQTTQNYPVKTIVSNVNLVEQFNPLMRVDFEMKNSFKILAEMKKDRSLSLSFDNGLLTEVKGNEYIVGLGYRFKDVTINSKLADNPMGVIKSDINLKADLSLRQNQTIVRYLDYDNNQLAGGQDIWSLKLTADYMFSRNLTAIFYYDHSFSQAVISTSFPMTNIRAGFTLRYNFGN, from the coding sequence TTGGAAACATTTTACTCTCATGATTTTTTTAAGAAGACAAAGACCGGATTTACAATTTTGGTTTTATTCTTTTGTTTTTCTATCCAAGCTCAGGTGGACGAAGAAGAACAAGATTCTATTAAAACTGGGGCATCCTTAGGGAAACTTAATATATCGAATCCCAAAAGCATTCTGGAGGCTTATACCTATGATCCGGTTACGAATCGGTATATCTATACCAAAACTTTTGACGGTTTTAATATTAACTACCCTATTATACTAACGCCACAGGAATATGAAGAATTGGTTTTGAGAGAATCAATGCGGGATTATTTCAAGCAAAAATCAAGTGCGATTGACGGCAAGAAAGCCGGAAGTGAAAATGCTAAAAAAGATTTATTACCAAGATATTATGTGAATTCAAGCTTCTTCGAAGCCATTTTTGGAGGGAATACCATCGATGTGAAACCGCTAGGTTCCGTAGAAGTCGATTTGGGAATGCGGTACACCAAACAGGATAATCCGGCTTTCTCACCCCGAAACAGATCGACATTTACATTCGATTTCGATCAGCGGATCAGTTTGAGTTTACAGGGGAAAGTAGGAACCCGGTTAAACGTAAATGCCAATTATGATACCCAATCAACCTTTGCGTTCCAGAACTTAATCAAACTGGAATATGCTCCGGGTGAAGATGATATCATCAAAAAAATAGAAGTTGGTAACGTAAGCTTACCATTAAACAGCTCCCTGATTCGTGGAGCACAAAGTCTTTTTGGGGTTAAAGCCCAATTCCAATTTGGAAAAACAACTGTAACGGGAGTTTTCTCGGAACAAAAATCGCAAACCAAAACGGTTACGGCCCAGGGCGGAGGAACCATTCAGGAATTCCAGTTATTCGCAATGGATTATGATGCAGACAGACACTACTTCCTGTCACAGTATTTTAGAAACCGCTATGACGATGCTTTAAAACCCTATCCGCAAATCAACAGCCGTGTACAGATTACCCGTGTGGAAGTTTGGGTAACGAACAAACAGAACAGGGTTAGTACTACAGACAATAACCTTAGAAACATCATGGCCTTGCAGGATTTAGGGGAGGCACAGCAGATGGGCGTTAATGATACGGATATTATCGGTATTCCTTCGGCAGGATTTTTTAACCAGCCGCCGGGATCGCCAGTAGACAATAAAAATAACAAATTCAACCCTGCAAATATCGGTACGAACTATTTGGGATCGGGCATCAGGGAAATCTCCAGTGGAAATACAGCCTTTAATATTCCGGCTTATACCGCTGTTGAAGGAAAAGATTTTGCGAAACTGGAAAATGCCAGAAAACTGACTTCAAACGAATATACCTTCCATCCGCAGTTGGGATATATCTCCTTAAACCAGCGTTTGGCAAACGATGAAGTATTGGCGGTAGCTTACCAGTATACAATGGGCGATCAGGTTTTTCAGGTTGGAGAATTCGGTACAGACGGTATTGACGGTACCGTGGTACAGCCGGGAGCAAACCAGGGCGATCAGCCAATTGTAAACACACAGAGTCTTATCCTTAAGATGTTGAAAAGTAGTTTGACCAATGTGAGTCAGCCTGTCTGGAATTTGATGATGAAAAATATCTACCAGATTCCGGGAGCTTTCCAGTTAACACAGGAAGATTTCCGTTTTAATATTTTATATACCGATCCTTCCCCGTTAAATTACATCACTCAGGCTCCGGCAGGAGGGGTGTCACAACCTTCGGTTCCTTTACCGGCAGATGTGGAAAATACACCGTTGATTAAAGTATTTAACCTGGATCGTCTGAATTATACCAATGACCCGCAGGTTGGCGGAGACGGTTTCTTCGACTTTGTACCGGGTATTACGGTAGATCAGCAAAACGGACGGATTATCTTTACCACGGTAGAACCATTTGGTAAACACCTATTCGAGAAACTGAAAGTATCACCAACAGAAGATTATACTGGGAATCCAAACAATGGATCTGACTATAATGCGAACCAGAAAAAATATGTTTTTAGAAACCTCTATAAAACAACACAGGCAGGCGCATTACAGGATAGCGATAAAAATAAATTCCAGTTAAAAGGTAAATTCAAATCTTCCGGAGGCGACGGTATTGCAATTGGTGCCTTTAACGTTCCTCAGGGATCTGTTGTGGTAACAGCCGGAGGAAGAAGATTGGTGGAAGGTGTCGATTTTACGGTTGATTACCAGAGAGGTCGTGTTCAGATTCTGGACCCTTCTTTACAGGCATCCAGCATTCCGATTGAAGTAACTTTGGAAAACAATGCCATCTTCGGACAGCAGACAAGACGTTTCTACGGATTGAACGTAGAACATAAATTCTCGGATAAATTCCTGGTAGGCGGTACCTTCCTGAGACTATCGGAACGTCCGTTCACGCAAAAATCAAACTACGGACAGGAATCCGTTAACAATACGATCTTCGGATTAAATACTAATTTCTCTACAGAAGTACCATTCTTTACCCGATTGGTAAACAAGCTTCCGAATGTGGATACAGATGTACCGTCCAATCTTTCCTTTAGAGGAGAAATTGCTTACCTGCAACCGGGCGCTTCAACAGCCGACCAGTTTAACGGAGAAGCAACAACCTATATTGATGACTTTGAAGGTTCACAGACAACTATAGACATGCGTTCGGCCCAGGCCTGGTCATTAGCCAGTACACCGGTTGGTTACGGCGATGAACTAGCTGCTCCGGACTATGGCTTCAGAAGAGCGAAATTGTCATGGTACTCTATTGACCCTACATTTTATGCTTCGTCACAATTACCGGCAGGTTTATCTGTAGATGATATTTCTTCAAACAGAACCCGTAGAATTTTCAGCCAGGAACTTTACCCGGTTACCGATATTGCCCAGGGACAAAGTACGGTTGTGAACACTTTAGACTTAACATACTATCCTCGTGAGAGAGGACCTTATAACTTTAGTACGCTTGCGAATCCGGCCGATAACTCTTTGGCGAATCCGCAAAACAACTGGGGTGGTATCATGAGAGCGATTAACTCGACCAACTTCGAACAGTCGAATGTGGAATACATCCAGTTTTGGATGATGGACCCTTATTACGGCGCCAATAACCCGTCGTTGTTTACCAATGAAGGAAAACTGACATTCAACTTAGGAGAAATTTCGGAAGATATTTTAAAAGACGGAAGAAAGTTCTATGAAAACGGTTTAGGACCAAATCAGATATTGGTACAGCCGCAGGGACCTTGGGGTAACGTTCCGGCTTCCCAATCCCTGATCTATGCTTTCGATACCAATGAAAACAACCGTGAGGCACAGGATGTCGGATTCGACGGTTTAAATGATGCAGAAGAAGCGGCTAAATTCCCGGCATTTGCTGGAAATCCCGATCCGGCTGCAGATAACTACCAATACTTCCTGAATGCACAGGGTGATATTATCCAGCGTTACAGAAACTACAACGGTGTACAAGGAAACTCACCGATAGCCGTGTCCGATACAAACAGAGGATCGACTACCTTACCGGATGTGGAAGATATTAATCGTGACAATACCATGAATACGATTAATGCCTATTGGAAATTTGAAGTGCCTATTAAATACTATCCGGGCGATGTACCGGTTGGACAGGACTTTATTGCCGATGTGCGAATCAACAATAACGTGGATTTAGCCAATGGCGGTACCGGACAGGTAAGATGGATCCTGTATAAAATCCCGATTCTGGAAGCAACAGATGCTAACCGTGAAGGAACAATTTCCGATTTCCGTTCGATCCGTTTTATGAGAATGTTCATGTCGAACTTCTCCGATCAGATTACATTGCGTTTCGGAGCTTTAGACCTGGTTAGAGGAGAATGGAGACGTTATACCAATACATTGGATCCTAACGAAACACAAGAACAAAATGAAAACGACAACACCGGATTCGATGTTGTAGCGATAAACATCCAGGAAAACGGAAACCGTTCGCCAATTCCTTATGTAACCCCTCCGGGAGTTACCAGAGAGCAATTGTATAACAACAATACGATCATTAACCAAAACGAGCAGGCCCTTTCCCTAAGAGTCTATAAAAAAGAGGCCGGATCTCCGGGCTTAGGCGGATTGGAACCGGGTGATGCAAGAGCGGTGTTTAAAAATGTTAGTGTAGACATGCGTCAGTTTAAAAAACTGAGAATGTTCCTGCACGCAGAAGCATTGCAGCCACCGGCAGAAACACAACCGTTAATGGCCGATCAGATGGTTGCTTTCATCCGTTTTGGTAATGACTTTACACAAAACTTCTACCAGGTGGAGATTCCTTTAAAACCGACGGCTTTTTCAGCCCGTTCGGCAGAAGAGATCTGGCCGCTTGAAAATGAAATCGATTTACGACTGGAATTGCTGACACAGTTAAAAGTATTGGCTTTACAGAATAATCTGCCGGTACCGGCAGACCCGCTTACCGGAATTGCCTATGTGCGGGAAGATATCCTGGATCCGTCCTTGTCTGCCAAAGTGAATAAATTAACGCTGGGTATAAAAGGGAATCCGAATTTCGGTATGGTAAGAACCTTAATGGTCGGATTGAAAAATATCTCGACCCAGGAAGTAAGGGGAGAAGTTTGGTTCAACGAGCTGCGCATGTCGGAAATGGACAACAAAGGCGGTATGGCGGCTATTGCCAATCTGGATACCAACTTTGCCGATTTAATGAACATTTCGGCTACCGGTAGAATGAGTACCGTTGGATTCGGAACACTGGAACAGGGACCAAATGAAAGAAGCCGTGAAGATGTTAAACAGTATAATATCGTTACCAATATTAACCTGGGTAAATTATTACCGAAGAAATGGGGAATCAACCTGCCATTCAACTATGGTATCGGTGAAGAGATAATCACGCCGGAATATGATCCGTTCAACCAGGATATTAAATTACAGCAATTGCTGGATGTAACGGCTGACGGTGCTGAAAAAGACAATATCCGTAACCGTGCGATCGACTATACAAAACGGAAGAGTATTAACTTTATCGGCGTGAAAAAAGACAGGGCTCCGGAACAGAAACAACACGTTTACGACCCGGAAAACCTTACCTTATCGTATTCCTTTAACGAAACGGAACACCATGATTTTGAAGTAGAGAATTTATTGGATCAGCAGGTAAAAACATCTGCCGACTATGCCTTTACGTTTAAACCGAAAGCGGTTGAACCGTTAAAGAATACGAAATTCATGAAGAAAAGCAGTTACTGGAAAATGTTGAGCGATTTTAACTTTAACTACCTTCCGACTAATATTTCATTCAGTTCGACAATTTTACGTCAGTACAACAGACAGCAATTCCGTCAGGTAGATGGTGTTGAAGGTATTGCGATTGATCCGTTATACAGAAGAAATTACTTCTTCAACTACCAGTATGGTTTTAACTATAACCTGACAAAATCATTGCGTATCAATTACAATGCGTCGTCCAATAATATCGTGAGAAACTATCTGGATGAAAATAAAATTCCGGATCCGAACAATACGATCTGGGACAGCTATTTCGATATCGGAGAACCGAATAATCACACGCAGCAGTTGAATATCAACTATGACCTGCCGTTAAATAAACTGCCGTTCTTAAGCTTTGTGAAATCGACCTATACGTATACCGGTGATTACAACTGGCAGCGTTCTTCCGATGCTTTCTCTTCTATTGATGGCTATGATTTAGGAAACACCATTCAGAATGCCGGTTCCCACCGATTGAACACGGTATTAACGATGGACAGCTTCTATAAATATATCGGATTGACCAAGCAAGGTAAAAAAGTGGCACCGAAACCGGCAGGACCAGCGCCGAAACCGGTTCCGGGTCAGAAGATCACTAAACTGGATGCTCCGGTTGACAACAAGCCAAATCTGATTTTAGACGGTTTGATCAGCGTGGCTACCAGTGTGAAAAACATCCAGATCAATTATACCGAAAATGGTGGTACGGTACTTCCGGGTTACCTGCCAAGTATCGGTTTCTTCGGAACGATGCAGCCTACACTTGGATTTATTATGGGTAGTCAGTCGGATGTTCGTTATGAAGCGGCCCGAAACGGCTGGTTGACCAACTATCCGGAATTCAATCAGAGCTTTACTCAGGTTAAAAATAAAATCCTTGATGTAACCGCTCAGGTAGAGTTATTCCCGGATTTAAAAATCGACTTGAATGCCAACAGAACCTATGCACAGAATTTCTCTGAGCAATATGATGTTGATGCTTATGGTAATTATAATTCCCGTTCGCCATACGATTTTGGTAACTTCTCCATTTCGACGGTGCTGATTAAAACGGCGTTCTCACAAAGTGATGAAAACTTCTCGGCAGCATTTAATGACTTTAGAAGTAACCGTTTGGTCATTGCAAACCGTTTGGCAGAAGAAAGAGGAATCGATTTAACGAACCCTGCCAATATTGGTACGGACGGTTTCCCGAAAGGATTCGGAAGAAACAGCCAGGCAGTATTGTTGCCGGCATTCTTAGCGGCCTATACCGGAGCGGATGCATCCAGTGTGTCGACAGGAATTTTCCGTGATGTTCCGATTCCGAACTGGACCGTGAAATATACCGGATTAATGCGTTATAAATTCTTTAAAGATAACTTCAAACGTTTCTCTTTACAGCATGGATACCGGGCGTCCTATACGGTAAACTCCTTCCGTTCGAATTTTGAATATGATGCCAATCCGGATGTTGTGAATCAGACCACACAGAATTATCCGGTAAAAACCATAGTATCGAATGTTAACTTAGTGGAACAATTCAACCCGTTAATGAGAGTGGATTTTGAAATGAAAAACTCATTCAAGATTTTGGCGGAAATGAAAAAAGACCGAAGCTTATCGTTGAGTTTTGATAACGGATTGCTGACAGAAGTAAAAGGAAATGAATATATCGTAGGATTGGGATACCGTTTCAAAGATGTAACGATCAACTCCAAACTGGCCGATAATCCAATGGGTGTCATTAAGAGTGATATTAACTTGAAAGCCGATTTATCATTACGTCAGAACCAGACGATTGTCCGTTACCTGGATTATGATAACAACCAGTTGGCAGGAGGTCAGGATATCTGGTCACTAAAACTAACAGCCGATTATATGTTCAGCAGAAACCTGACAGCGATTTTCTATTATGATCATTCGTTCTCTCAGGCGGTTATTTCAACATCGTTCCCAATGACGAATATTCGTGCCGGGTTCACATTGCGCTATAACTTCGGAAATTAA
- a CDS encoding VanZ family protein: protein MPKLSLWLALFWSLFIGIACLITFNDNTGIDIPNKDKFVHFVFYFLFTFFWFKFLDKKQNQWTLNKKLITVFLLGFTYGVAIEICQGLFTQTRSADIMDVLANSTGGLFAVIVLYFLEKIKNRRPN, encoded by the coding sequence GTGCCTAAACTAAGTCTTTGGTTAGCATTATTCTGGTCACTTTTTATAGGTATTGCCTGTCTGATCACGTTTAATGATAACACCGGAATTGATATTCCAAATAAGGATAAGTTTGTTCATTTTGTTTTTTACTTCCTGTTCACCTTTTTTTGGTTTAAGTTTTTAGATAAAAAACAGAACCAGTGGACGCTGAATAAAAAACTGATTACGGTTTTTCTTCTTGGTTTTACCTATGGGGTAGCCATTGAAATTTGTCAGGGACTGTTTACCCAAACACGATCGGCAGATATCATGGATGTTTTAGCCAATAGTACAGGAGGTTTGTTTGCCGTAATTGTTTTGTATTTTTTAGAAAAGATAAAAAACAGAAGACCAAATTAA
- the deoC gene encoding deoxyribose-phosphate aldolase produces the protein MDIRNYLDSTYLKTAEQAGVSEQENIKIATAFIEEAIEEGFKLIMIRPDRVALAKKMITKKKSNLTIGTVIDFPNGNGTLEEKLTEAVQAIEDGADDLDFVLDYEAFKNGEVDAVKKQVLECTRLGLFHNKIVKWIIEVAALNDHQIVQLSALIKNIVIANFKEQQYESVFVKSSTGFYKTEEGKPNGATVPAIKLMIENAFPLSVKAAGGVRTYQEALEMIALGVKRIGTSSAKAIASGEISKNDY, from the coding sequence ATGGATATTAGAAATTATTTAGATTCGACCTATTTGAAAACTGCCGAACAGGCGGGAGTTTCCGAACAAGAAAATATAAAAATCGCAACCGCTTTCATTGAGGAGGCAATTGAAGAAGGTTTTAAACTGATCATGATCAGACCGGACAGGGTAGCGCTGGCTAAAAAAATGATTACAAAGAAGAAATCCAATCTTACGATCGGAACGGTAATCGATTTTCCGAATGGAAACGGTACGCTTGAAGAGAAACTGACGGAAGCGGTACAGGCTATAGAAGACGGTGCGGATGATCTGGATTTTGTACTCGATTATGAAGCCTTTAAAAACGGTGAAGTGGATGCGGTGAAAAAGCAGGTTCTGGAATGTACACGCTTAGGACTTTTCCATAATAAAATTGTAAAATGGATTATTGAAGTTGCGGCACTGAACGATCATCAGATTGTACAGCTTTCGGCTTTGATAAAAAATATTGTCATTGCCAACTTTAAAGAACAGCAATACGAATCGGTTTTTGTAAAATCATCAACCGGTTTTTACAAAACGGAAGAAGGAAAACCAAACGGAGCCACGGTTCCGGCAATCAAACTGATGATCGAAAATGCTTTCCCGCTATCTGTTAAAGCGGCCGGTGGTGTACGTACCTATCAGGAGGCATTGGAAATGATTGCTTTGGGTGTAAAACGAATCGGCACTTCTTCGGCAAAAGCCATAGCGAGTGGTGAAATTTCTAAAAACGATTACTAA